In Antechinus flavipes isolate AdamAnt ecotype Samford, QLD, Australia chromosome 3, AdamAnt_v2, whole genome shotgun sequence, a genomic segment contains:
- the LOC127558048 gene encoding olfactory receptor 150-like isoform X2: protein MYTRNYSLVTEFILIGLTDDPELQLPLLFLFLNIYLVTVMGNLGMIILITLSSHLHTPMYYFLCSLSFIDLCQSTVITPKMMLNFLSEKNIISYPECMTQFYFFAFFGIAECHMLVVMAYDRYVAICHPLHYSLMMTYQVCSWLVSGVYVLGLIGATSHTGCLLRLLFCKENKVNHYFCDLLPVWKLSCSSTYVNEMIALAFSMLNIIFPAMTIICSYVFIIASILKIQSIRGRLKAFNTCSSHIAAVGIFFGSLAFMYLQPSSVSSMDQGKVSSIFYTIIVPMLNPLIYSLRNKDVKIALKKLIERII, encoded by the exons ATGTATACTA gaaattattcaCTAGTGACTGAATTCATCCTTATAGGGCTGACAGATGACCCAGAGCTCCAGTTGCCCCTGTTATTCCTATTCCTGAATATCTATTTGGTCACTGTGATGGGGAACCTGGGCATGATCATATTGATTACACTAAGTTCTCATCTTCACACTCCCATGTACTATTTTCTCTGTAGTTTGTCCTTCATTGATCTCTGTCAGTCAACTGTCATCACTCCCAAAATGATGCTAAACTTTTTATCAGAGAAGAATATCATATCCTATCCTGAATGCAtgactcaattctatttttttgccttttttggaaTTGCTGAATGTCACATGTTGGTTGTCATGGCATATGACCGCTATGTGGCTATATGTCATCCTCTTCATTATAGTCTTATGATGACTTATCAAGTGTGCTCCTGGTTGGTGAGTGGGGTGTATGTTTTAGGCCTTATTGGGGCCACTTCTCACACAGGCTGCTTGCTTAGACTGCTCTTCTGTAAGGAAAATAAGGTTAATCATTATTTCTGTGATCTCCTTCCAGTCTGGAAGCTGTCTTGTTCTAGTACTTATGTCAATGAAATGATTGCTCTGGCCTTCAgtatgttaaatattatttttccagccATGACTATTATTTGCTCTTATGTTTTCATCATtgctagcattttaaaaattcaatccaTTAGAGGAAGATTAAAAGCTTTCAACACCTGTAGCTCCCATATTGCAGCAGTTGGTATTTTCTTTGGTTCCCTTGCATTCATGTATCTGCAGCCATCTTCAGTCAGCTCCATGGACCAAGGAAAAGTGTCCTCTATCTTTTATACTATCATTGTTCCCATGCTAAATCCCCTCATTTACAGTTTGAGAAATAAAGATGTCAAAATTGCTCTAAAGAAATTGATAGAAAGAATAATCtag
- the LOC127558048 gene encoding olfactory receptor 150-like isoform X1: MEKGNYSLVTEFILIGLTDDPELQLPLLFLFLNIYLVTVMGNLGMIILITLSSHLHTPMYYFLCSLSFIDLCQSTVITPKMMLNFLSEKNIISYPECMTQFYFFAFFGIAECHMLVVMAYDRYVAICHPLHYSLMMTYQVCSWLVSGVYVLGLIGATSHTGCLLRLLFCKENKVNHYFCDLLPVWKLSCSSTYVNEMIALAFSMLNIIFPAMTIICSYVFIIASILKIQSIRGRLKAFNTCSSHIAAVGIFFGSLAFMYLQPSSVSSMDQGKVSSIFYTIIVPMLNPLIYSLRNKDVKIALKKLIERII; this comes from the coding sequence atggagaaaggaaattattcaCTAGTGACTGAATTCATCCTTATAGGGCTGACAGATGACCCAGAGCTCCAGTTGCCCCTGTTATTCCTATTCCTGAATATCTATTTGGTCACTGTGATGGGGAACCTGGGCATGATCATATTGATTACACTAAGTTCTCATCTTCACACTCCCATGTACTATTTTCTCTGTAGTTTGTCCTTCATTGATCTCTGTCAGTCAACTGTCATCACTCCCAAAATGATGCTAAACTTTTTATCAGAGAAGAATATCATATCCTATCCTGAATGCAtgactcaattctatttttttgccttttttggaaTTGCTGAATGTCACATGTTGGTTGTCATGGCATATGACCGCTATGTGGCTATATGTCATCCTCTTCATTATAGTCTTATGATGACTTATCAAGTGTGCTCCTGGTTGGTGAGTGGGGTGTATGTTTTAGGCCTTATTGGGGCCACTTCTCACACAGGCTGCTTGCTTAGACTGCTCTTCTGTAAGGAAAATAAGGTTAATCATTATTTCTGTGATCTCCTTCCAGTCTGGAAGCTGTCTTGTTCTAGTACTTATGTCAATGAAATGATTGCTCTGGCCTTCAgtatgttaaatattatttttccagccATGACTATTATTTGCTCTTATGTTTTCATCATtgctagcattttaaaaattcaatccaTTAGAGGAAGATTAAAAGCTTTCAACACCTGTAGCTCCCATATTGCAGCAGTTGGTATTTTCTTTGGTTCCCTTGCATTCATGTATCTGCAGCCATCTTCAGTCAGCTCCATGGACCAAGGAAAAGTGTCCTCTATCTTTTATACTATCATTGTTCCCATGCTAAATCCCCTCATTTACAGTTTGAGAAATAAAGATGTCAAAATTGCTCTAAAGAAATTGATAGAAAGAATAATCtag